The nucleotide sequence aatataaaattatcatttcatatttgccTATATCATGATCCTTTATCGTATCCTTGTAGAGTTAAGTTTTCATTAAAGATGTCAATCTTAAAACGATATAATTGAAATACTCTGTAAGCAAGAAGCTCTGTCAGGAAGTCAGATAATTTGTCAGAAGTATGGACGTAAAAAACATATAGATGACGTCTGATAACTTAATCTCTGATAAAATAAAAAtcgatgataaaatattttatgtgaGAGTGAAACATTAGGTATATTATTAGAGTGAATTAGGAGGTGATGTCAAGTTCGTGTAACATATTGGTGATCAAGTTGAGTTCTATAGTGGTGGTGGCGATGACTCAGTATTCGATTTTAGTGGTGGATTTTATGACTATGTTATGTTTCTTGATATTCTAATCGATCAGGTTTGCTTTAAAAAAGATAATGTAGAATGATGTAGATATTATGTCATTAGTATTGTTTGCTCAATGAATATGAAGTGATGaatgtttataaaaaaaaaagttcataatTGAGAGTCTCTTTAAGATATTGTAGGGTACATTTTAGTATTGACTGATGTGCAATGGAGGGCcaatatatgaattatgataatttattaattataaataaaaatatctataTATTTAATAGATAAATACTATAAGAAACTAAGTAATTGTCATTATTATGTGGGATCCGTAGTATGACTATCAacatataatttgagtgacttAGTGGAGGAAAGTGAGGTGGCAACTTCTTTGGCATTTTGCATGTTCGTCTTTGATAATAGATTTCGAATATACTTTTTGAGATAATAAAAATATAGAAGATATAAACATTATTTCAAAATAGCTTAAGGTTCCTAGGTCCTTATTGGAGAATCGATATGTCAATTACTTAAGAAATTATTTGATCTTCATAAAATTATTGTATGtgataataatattattcatataaatcagtacatatacttttttttttgttataataggAATAAAAAATTATCGGATTTAGAGTTAATAAAACCGACTGATATAAAAAATGAGTCAAGTTCAGTATACTAAGCTCTTGGAGCTCGATGATGTTCATAAATAGTTTTTCATAGTTTAATTTGAATATTGAGAGTAGATAAAATTAGAGAGTTGTTACATAAAAACATTTGTCTCTTACACTAAAACATTGTTACTATTTAGTTGAAGCACATGTCAGTCTAAGTCAAATTTGTTCACAAGCTTGTTTTGAATACAAATGGTATTCAGTTAAGGTCCCTTTCGTAACACAAGCTTGCTACTTGCTCTATATAGATAGGCCATTCTTAATCATATACTTTGTTTAGATAAAGCAGAAAGGGCCTGCTTTATTTCTTGTTCCGTAAAGATTGTCCATGGTGATATAACTTAGATGAAATACCATCAGACAGCTTCATACTCAAAGTAAACTACTGACACTGAATTTTTAGGTAAAACAAGCTTCAGTGTAACAGAGATTGGAGAAGATGAATGCCCCAAGGCTCTACTGTGATAAATGCATGAGGCAGACTTCCACATCCGAGATAATGACATCAAGAACTTGTTCCTAAGGTACTGCGATAAAAATCTGATGTGAAGTTGCAGCTATAAACTTCTGCAGATAAGAATGGATATTCATCCAGCTCAGGAACTCAAACTGGCAGTCAGGCCATGGCAAGCTGCCTCAGGTTCATGGGGTATACatcagaaggagaagaggaattgTATGCTTTCTTGGCGTAGATGACATTGGCGACCTCCGTGGGGTGGAATGCATCCCAGAACAAGTAGCTAGTGCGGTCGGCGCAGGGCGTCTGAAGAGGAAGACATGTTATCTGCCCGTTGTTCCGCCCCACGCCGCAGCAGCCCTTGTCGATCACATCGAACCCTGTTGCACCGGCACAAAGCTTAGAACTCGTCACCTCATCAGTTCATCTCATAGCTAATGTTCGGACTAGAGCAACAATCTTACCGTAGGAAGCTGCATTCGCGACCAGTTCTTTCGAGCTCTCGTACGTGTTGACGTAGACGAATTTGGCATCAGGAAGCTGAGCATTGAACCTCTTCACCATCCTCACAAGGCCTGTGTTAAAGATCGATATGGCCGTGTTGATGTCCTCGTTGCAACCACTGCTGCTGCCTTTCCTAGTGTTGCGATTCCTGTATCGAGCTAGCTCATACGGTATGCAGCCAATCTGGCCGATCCCGATGATCGCCACCTTTCGCGCTCCCAGATCGTACAGTTCCTGTCATCAACGACGACATGCATGCATGTAAAAGACGTAGAGTGGGTTGCTGGATGAGTGCAGAAGCAGCAAAGCCATACGGTTAGCTGCCGGGAGTAGTCTTCGAGGAGGAGAGCAGCGTAAGTTCGGGGACTGTATTCTCTGCTGGTCGGGTACATGGTGGGCATGAAATAGTTGTTCAGGTAGTCATTGCTGCCCAACCCCATGTAGTAGATGCATTTCCCCAGGTAGTCACCAGCCCTGGTGGAGTTCCCCCTGAACATTCTCGTCATCACCCTCACGGTGTCACGGAAGTGGTTTATTTGCTGTGCAAGAGGGTAGTGATCTCCCTGTCATGCAAGAGAGGTAAGATGGTTTCCTGCAGCAGTTCACAGCTCAGCTGCTTAATTACCAGGTTGTTGCCGGTTTCGTCTCTGATGCCGGCAGCCCCCGAGGCGTAGTTCAAGCCTCTAAATATGCCAGCTCTCTCTGCGACGGCGTAGGGCGGAATGAAGCCTCGGAAACCTAGCAACTGAGCTGGAACACCATGAAAGAGCCGAGAAGTCAGTCAATCATGTCAAAGAGACGAGCAGACGGCGGGCATGCGTGTGTGCAGTATTACCCAAGACATCGACCAAGGTGCGGCCATTGGTGAACCTCCCGGAGGAGCCCTCGACGAAGTCGATGCCGTAAGGCCTGTAGTTGGCCCGGGCGAGCGTGaggatgttgttgttgttgccatTGTCCACCAGGGAGTCCCCGAAGATGAAGAAGCAGGGCACCTGAGGGGCTACATACCAAGCTCTCGACACCTCGGACAAGGCAAGAACGAGCAGCACGAGCTTGCCGAAGTAGTCTCCCATGATCCAAGAGCACGCCATGAACCGAGGCTGGATCCTGTACTGTCCGAGCTTCTTGGCAGGAAGCTGCATGATATATATAGGCTGCAGACCGGCGACGGCAAAAGTGATTGCTGTCGGTCGAGGCAGAGAGCTCGTGAGGATACTTGTTGCCATTGGGTGGTGGTTCATGCGCTTCCTACAGCTCCAAGATTTTGCATTTAATGGAGGTGGTGATCGAGATGACAGGTTCATCCTTAAAAGTTCTTTCGATTTCGAATATCCTAACACATATAGATTCCTAACTATGCTCTTATAGCAAATCAATGACTAGAACAAACTTTattcataataataaattaaaatttttgcctGTTATATTGCATAACAAGTAAAATAGACTCaactagcaaaaaaaaaagaaaaactaaaaatAAGCTATCTCCCAACACTCCACCACTAGTAGAGAAAATGTATCGATGATCTTCACCTTAATACTAAAcaaataattcaatgatatatttcttgaaTTGTGATAGGGATGATTTTATCGCATGTCAACTTATTTGGTGTCGTAGTGCGTCCCAACCTACCATGCATTAATGATTGATAATAACCGCTCTACTCTATCAAGATATGTGGCAAGAAATATTCTTCTTATTATGATCGGGCAATTAACTCGATCGTATCCCAACTAGTAAGAAGGTCTAGGGATCaggtataaaaaaaaatctatcaactCACACTAAAGGGAGACTCTCTACACACTAACTCAGTTATATGGTTATTCTGttgtcttctcctctttgctaacTCAATGTCGACTTGTCATGCATGATCGTTGGTCACACGAAGACACTCGCATGACCCAACCCCTAAGGAGGAACATTGCAATTAGGAAGATCCCAATTTACCTACCTGGCCATCCTAAAGTGGGTCCTTACCCATAGAACGACTTTCAATCCGATAATATACGTAGTCTCACTTTACTAAGTCTCTCACGTCAAAGAAATACTTGGATAAGCTTGCACCTTCAATAGTGGACCAATTAAACCGACTCATTAGTCAACAATACTCGACACCATCAAAtagaaatttttcaaaaataaaaaataacataaagccTCTAATGCATAATATTACAATAATataaatctaaaatatcatagcacatactaaatatgtatatgcACATAATGATGTATGTTAAATACTTAAATATAATCTCTCGACtcgatgaaatatatttttcactCTTAATAGCGAGGGAGAAAAACTCATAATAAGTTCTCAATAACAAATGAAGGGATGTTCTTACCGATCAAAATGGGAACATTTTGATAACGGAGGAGTTAGGTTTAATAATCTGCTAATTCTTCAAAGAACCACACTAACCAATATTTATTTAGCTTCCAATTGCTTAAGATAAAAATTTTGTGATGAAAGCGAAGAGAAGGATGGACTAAGATTTAGAGCACAATGTTTAGTTTCGATCTTCGACTCTTTAGTTTAACTGCTCCCTTGGTGATATTTGATCTTGTTCTTGAGCTGAGAATGAGATCAGAGTGAGGAATAGTTGACAAAGGATTGCATGTCCCAAGACATGCAGCCAAATGAGACGCATCACAATTTGCTGCCGTTCATGAACGAATAAGAAAGGTGTGTAGTTGTCGTTGACAGATGAGATAACGAGGGAGAAGAAAAACTATTTATTATTGTGAGGAAGAAACagtcaaaatttaaattataagttctctttttctttctcttagaTTAATCTATACTATCtcacataaatttttaaaaatactcaatatatatttttttatcttcccTCGAGTTCCAAGCTTGTCCAAACTAAGTTTTGTTATCCTTTATTTAATTTTGTTCAATatgatttctaacttaaaaattattttcaaactcgGGTGAACTGATATCTATAAGATGATAATATTAAtccatatatttattatattttgatgaatatatcaaaaaaatataattaatcataTAAATCTTATATAAGAGTCATTGGATCAATTCATAGGATCCATAGGGTGTAATAGGACTAATTATTGATTATTCCTGTAAATAGTTACTTTTAGTATCTCAatcgttatatttttaaaaattataagatctttatatttacgaaagtaaaatatttaatttattattttaataaatatatatatatatatatatttaaatttttaattatataaaattatctttttaatcggatcttaatattttactttcataattatagagattCTAATATAACTTTTGAGAATATAATGATCTGgatgttaaaaataattaattataaagatAAAACATAATTAGCtctatataattaaatttttatcctgacttaatattatatatatatatatatatatatgcagaaaATTTAAATAATCgggtaaatattatttttattattttagaggTTATTTGACCTTTGAAGTGGTAGATGGCAGTGAAAAGGCGGTGGGAGGGCAAAAAGCAAAGTGTCTGGAGCAAAAGTTCGAACTTTTCAGCGAAGAAAGCGGGGAGGGAGAGGGAGGCGGAGAAGATGGCGAGGAGAGCGGAGGAGGAGTACGACTACCTCTTCAAGGTGGTGTTGATCGGCGACTCGGGAGTGGGCAAATCCAACCTCCTTTCCCGCTTCACCCGCAACGAGTTCTGCCTGGAGTCCAAGTCCACCATCGGCGTTGAATTCGCCACCCGAACCCTCCAGGTGTCGgatccctctcaccctgcccctcCACCGGTGCCTTCTGTTTCCCCCGGATTCTTCTTGCTCCGTTGGACCTTTCATCTCGATCAAATGATCCGATTCTGGCTTCTTCTGCGTGCTCTTCTGGATCTCTTCCTCGATCGGGTTTCCTGTTCCGGAAATGATAGATCCATTCCCATCTTGATCCGGTGGATCTCTGAATTTGGGACATTGGTTCTTCGAGAAAAGAGTGTTTTTTCTCGTTTTTTATTATGGATTTTGAGCATTTTTTCATTCTTTTCGTTTTTTAACCCCTTCCACTCTTCTTCTGGAGTTCAAGGTCACGATTTTTTTATTGATGTTACTTTCCTCTTTCCCTCAATTCTCGTACTTTTTGGTTTCTTCCATCTTTTTCTTCGttcactttttctttttcttatccaaTACAGAAAACAAAATTGGAAATTTAATTGACGTTTTCATGCGACAACTTATAATTCTGTGGATGACTCCCTCAAAAATTCTAAAAGTACTAGCGTACCAAAAATCTAGTGACGAGAGCATAATTATTGGCAACTAAAGCAAATCAGTGCAATTAGGTTGAACTTAAAAAAGCGTTTGAATGGAGCTTAATTTTAGCATTTTATTCTAGATGTTCATGCCTATCTAGGCTTAGTTTGCATCTGGTCTATATTTTAATTGGATGCAAGTCATTTTTGTTGATTGTTgtaaactcatttttctttctttagttTGACATGTGGCTGATATTATTTGCTTAAGTAGAAGTAGAAGTTAGACCTGCGGATGCAATTGTTAGGGTCCAGTTTTCTTGTTGATGAGAATTCACATGATGAAGATTTCATCTTATTCTATATAGACTTTAGTTCAAATAGGAAAATGGGTCTCAAAGTGTCCATTTACAGGGACGTGTGATGTTGCATTAAAGTACTTTTTATGGTATATCAAAAGTACCTTTttaagaagagagagaaagagtaaaAAAAGGTTTTCGTTTTTATTTTTGTCTTTCAATACCAAACAAACCAATAGTTTCTCCATCAATAGGTTCATAGAAAAACTCAATATAGACAATTTGATCATGATCCCATTATCCATATTTGGTATGTACCCTTTTAGATGGAGAGAGAACGATTCATACTGAGGTAAATGCTTGTATGATTCAATATTACATGCAAAGtctgacttatatatatatattttaataaaagtttTTATGGTTGGTTGGCCTAGttatatttctttctattttattgTTCTTCTTGTGTACaatcttatttttctttcttgtgatCCTTTCTGATCTTCCATACTTTGTCCTCAAACTTCCTACGTTATATATAAGTTTTATTTGACATATTTGTTGCATTAATGTGGTGCCTTTAGGGGGTGTCAGTTCTTGACTCAACATGTATCCTAATCGAATTACAAATCTGGGTGGTTTTGGATCATTCATTAGATAAAGTGATTAGCCTGATTAGAAAATGAATTCAATTCAGGTTAGGGAGTTGACACAACTGACTTGAATTGACGTACATAGTGATTACCTGCTACTTCCATTTGGTTTCATGTAAATTCATAAAGGGAAGTAGTTCTCAACTTCAGTCCAGTTCCATGTAGAGAAcaccctttttctttctcttcttttttcctttattttccAATTACAAGCCTTGAGATGGAGCCACTGGATAATGCTAACTTTGATGGCACATCTAAGTTTATCTTTAAGATATGAGAATAAATATAGTGAATCCTGTGGCCTGAACATCATATATTCATATTTTGGAATTCAAGGTAAATTATTAACAATCTTTTTAGTTTCTATGGTTCATAATTCTTGTAGTATAATAATGTTTTCTTCAATTGGTACAATACCTCCAGCAATTAGATTGTTTTTAGTATTTCTTCCTGCTTTGAGCaacaattcttttttattttttggaggTAGATACTACTGCTCCTAGTCATTTGCAGATTTGGGAAGAGATCCAAAATCTTTTGTCTTAATACATTATTAGTTCTTAATATATGTTAATATTTACATGTTACCTTTCTGAGATCTTCAACAGAAACATGTAATCCTGATGAAGATTTAAACTTCAATCCACTTTTCAGACATTATTTTTTTCATAGTCCACAATGACTTCAATCTTGATTTCCCTACTCGACTAATTACTAGTATTAGTAGTGCCTGCCGAGAGATTATATTCTAGTTGCTAGATATATTTTTTGAGTAAGTGTCAAGATCAATCTTTGTTTATTACTTTAGAATTGATGGATGCATAGGTTACTTATTGTACATTTCAGTGATAGCCCTGTTGGAACGTAACTAGAAGATTGAAAAAGAAACAATTGTGGAAGATGCTGTTTCAAACACCTAATAGTTTGTAAAGTTTGACATAGCATGACTCAGAGATTCTTGACATGATAGAATGCTTTAACAACTAGATGACAGCCTATTGATTTCTTGAAAGATGCACAAAGATCCTGACAATGCAAGGTCTAGCAAGGATCAATGTACGCAACCTAACCGTGTTGAAAATTTGCTATTGATTTCTGTAGCTAGGGTCAATGCATGAAGCCTATTGATTTCTGTTAGCCTCTTGAATttcttcatatttaaaatttgctacaTGCTCCAAAAGTTGCCAACAGCCATATGTGTTATTAACTTCCCAATGAGATTGTAGATTATTTTTTCTTCAACTGCTTTGCAATAATAAtagtgttattattattataaattgaaATGTGAAACGGAATCAGTTTATGATTTTCTGCAGAACAACTGGATCATAGACTATGAATTACTATTTTGCTTTGGGTAGCTTGATGTGGAAAGAGAGAAATTGCATCGATATTGATTTCTCAGCTTGGATTGCTGTATTGTAGCACTGGGCAAGTTAATACCTTTTAGGTATAGTTTGAATCCATGGTGTGCCAATCAACATGCCTTTGTGCTGGCCAATGCCGTTTAAAAATTGATCTAGCCATATGCCTGCATCCTTGGCATTGTTTTGCATGATGAATGTTGATATCTCTTTGGATGGTACATTTTTATCACCACTAACATGTAACTATTGACACAACAATCCTTCTTTCTATGCAAGTGGATACTTAATGGTCAAATTAGAATTATAATCTTTAAGTCATGGTGGCTAACTACTTTGAAAATCCCTGGTTCGTATAGAGGACAGCAATTTACGTGTTATTGCTTTTTAGTTCAGAATGTATCGACCAATAAATCATTTTATTGTCCAAACTTGCTACATTACGTGTGCATATGTACTTTATATATTTTCATGAGTAATTCTATGCAACAGCCTTTTTATTTGTGAAGTATTTGTTTAGGTGAATCTCCAGCTTTCCAAGTGATTCATGTCTTGACATCCTTCTTTTGTATGTCTAGAAGGATCATACATTAGACAAACATGTTGTGACTTGTGAGTGAAATCAAATAACGACTCTGGCTCTGACGTTGATGCTTTTTGGTATTATTACTAATTGTAGTGAATTAAGTATCATCCATTGTTGCATTACATCTGAATGTCCCGCTTCATTTGAATCATTTTCAGTTTGCACATTGTGAATATCTTTACCTATCAGCTACCCTATTGACATAGTTTCCTCAAGCTCAAACTCCATTTCCTGGTGTTGTTTTCGTTGATATGCATCacttattttgtttctttcatcTTTACTGCCTTTTCAAGGTTGAAGGCCGGATAATAAAATCCCAAATATGGGACACAGCAGGCCAGGAACGATACCGGGCAATAACAAGTGCCTACTACCGTGGGGCCCTTGGTGCTATCCTAGTGTATGATGTGACCAAACCAACCACATTCGAGAATGTCAGTCGATGGCTCAAGGAGCTCCGTGACCATGCTGACCCTAATATCGTGATCATGCTCATCGGTAACAAGACTGACCTCAAGCAACTCCGTGCGGTGGCCTCGGAGGATGCACAAATCTATGCTGAAAAGGAAGGGCTTTCGTATATCGAGACATCTGCCCTTGAGGCGACGAATGTGGAGCAGGCATTTCAGTTGATTCTTGCGGAGATATATCGAGTCATCAGTAAAAAGAACATCTCTTCCGATGAGCCTGGACCTGGAATCGCTGGAAGTGTTAAAGAAGGGAAAACCATTGTGGTCTCAGCATCAGAGTCCAACACAAAGAAGCAATGCTGCTCAACATTGTAGCGTTCGTCCTCACCCTTGTTATTCTTATGCTTTTAGTTCTGGATGTTAATTTGGGGATTATAATATTGGGTTATGATTTCTTGTTCTCCATTCAACATCAGATGATTGCTCGAGGCTCTCATTTCTCTGATGTCTTCACATACATTTTATTACTTAAAGAAAGGTTTTTTGTGCAGATTAGCATTCTCTTAACATAAGTATTTACCTAAATATTTTATAGTTAGTGTGAGTTATACTCCTTCAAAGTTGATATTTGTGAGTATCTTACAACAAGTTTAATTAAATAAATGTGATATCTAACCTAAATCAGAGATTGTTAATATAGTTAGTATGGAGGATTCTGGTTCAAGTTTATAATATTATGGAAAGTACAGAAACAAGTATGAAATATAGATATTATCAGATATAATGCACCCTTATTCTGAGGGGTATACATatactaaaaaaaataaagactAAAACTTGATATAAGAATGTAATAGTTATAATTAGATAAGCTCTTTCAAAAGATATTATCACAGCAATAAGACCAAATCTAACTGCTACAACCTTCTCCTCTATATCATCATGGACACAATGAGATTCTTGtatcagctgtggctgggaatagTGTGTTGTCCTTCACACAGCAAGATTCTTGAGCTCTATCCACATCATGCATAAGCACATCAGTATCCATCCCCCTCACTGCTGATGTGTTGGAAGGACAAGGGGGAGAAATGCAAGGAGGAGCTTTGGGTTGATGGAGTTTGGACTCTTGGCCTTCCTGGTGTGGGCAAATAGAGGTTTAAGATAAGATTATGCAGTGTGTGGAAATGATCAGTAGCTGATGTAATATTATCTTCGAGTTTCTGCATGAAGATTTATTCTGAGATTTATCGGAAAAAGTAACATTTGTTGCTGAAGATTGTTCAGCATCAATCCATTCAAAGCTTGAGATAAAAATGGAAAAATTACAGACACATTGTAGCCTCAACCAAACCTAATTCCTGCTGCTGGAAAGAGGAAAGATGTTCTCTTGATGCAAGCTTCAGCTCCCTGTATTCAGATTTCTGGTGACAACACGGCGGATGAGCTGATACTTGAATTATAACTTTACAGAGTAATTTTTGCGGTGGCAAAAAGTTCGATACAAGTTCGTGCACCACATGACAGTGGTCTCACCAGAAAACACAACAAAAAGATGACAGTAAATCTTCTGAGGACAACTGTATCTTGATATGTTCATTCAAATTGAATCTTGAGAATATGATTTACATGATAATTTGCAGTTCTGAAGAGGTCAAGTTTCTTATTCAGATATTGAAAACCCAAACACTCAGGCCCATATACATGTGTGCATACACCACCCAATAAGTAACACAAGACTCTCTCATCATCCTTGGAACTTCCAGGAAGAAGAGACTATTGGCAGAGAGTAAAGGAAAGGTGGAAATTCTTTAACTGCAAACAGAATTCAGCTTTTAACCACCAAAAGCTTCTACAATGTAGTGCCTGATTCACCGATTATGATCCAGATGGTCCTCACATCTGCTAATTCAACAAACCATGTACCATATATACTTTTGGGTAAGTTAGAATTTTCTTCTGCCGATTCTGCCACAAAAGTCTTTCCCCTAATTATCCTTCTTAAAAGTTCTTTTTGGTCTTGACTTTATCAATGCGTGCTTTGCGAACCGCCTGTTGGATCTGCCTCTCATGTTCCTTGAGCATATCTTCAACATTTCCTCCTGGGGGCATCAGTGGTCCAGAATACTGGATTTTCTTGTTCCTAGTACCATAAACCTGAAATTTTGGCAACGtgtgaaagcacttggtaaaataaACTTGTCAGCATATAAATCTATGCTTTTTTTCATGCTCATGGATGaagtaaagaagaaaaaaaaaaatggtcaTGGTGAGAGAAAATTGTCTTATCCAAGAGAAATATACGACCATGCTTCCAATCAGGTTTTAAGAACTGTTGAAGTTGCATGCATCTTCTATTTGGTTAGATATGGAAACCATGTGTTCTAAAGCTTATCCAATTTCAGGATGCCACGATTCAATGGATAAAAAATCACAAGGTTCACTTTTCATGCATGTTGAAATTTATTGACACATACAACTAATTCAACAACTATAAATTAAGCAATTATCATCAAGTAGAACATACGATTGTGGATTCTTTGCTCACTGTTCTGTCATCTTTCTTGTGTGTGGAGGCAGCTCGATCAAGTATATGCTTGTCAGAGGACTCGGTCACATCAAGCCGATTGTATCTGGAGTTTGCGGTGGTTCTTGCTGCTACTGAACCCGGGATGCCATCAGCTCCTGACAAATGAATGTATGATCTCTGTTTCTGCAACTGAGAGTCATTCGACACTCTAGCCGAACTCTTTGATGGTCCAGGAACCCTCATCTCTTCCTGATTCACTTTCTTAGTCAATGTGGTTCCATATCCACCAGGGTGCACACCCAATTGATAGAAGCCATTTTGTGCTGTTCCTACTGCAGAGTCAATTGGAAACCCGGACCTCCTCTCAGCATCTTGTGCATTATATGCCTGTGCCTGTTGCTTCTACAGCAGCAGTAAAAAGAAAAAGGGATAAATTAAACCAATGGAATCCATAGAAAAGCCTGGTCAGTTGTCCCAAAAATTACATTGTTTGGCAGGATCTGATGTTAAAGCAATGAATGACTGCATAAAGCACGTGGAACTCCCTTATGGTAAATTATGCACTCTTAAGCATTACATAAATGGAATAAAGGCATGTTAACTCTAAACATCATGGCAGATGCAACCACGTGCAAAAGCTACAGATAAACATGAAAAGATGATGTATGCCATGAGAAAGAATTGATGCCTGGGTGCTCTATTGGCCCATGAGAAGAAAGGAAACGGTCTCATATAATTATGATGGCAGAGTTGGCACTCCAACCATGtctcttatttttcttttcaCATGACATCAGTAACAGAAGTCTCAAATCACATTGCCAAACGCAAATGAATTCTACCTGCAGCTCCATATTTGCATCAGGCATTGCCATTCCTTTGGTCTCTCTTCTCCCTGGTCTTGCAGTCTCCGACCATCCCTTGGTAGCTTCTGCTCTTTGTCTGGAGAAGGTCATAG is from Musa acuminata AAA Group cultivar baxijiao chromosome BXJ1-6, Cavendish_Baxijiao_AAA, whole genome shotgun sequence and encodes:
- the LOC135677003 gene encoding ras-related protein RABA2a-like translates to MARRAEEEYDYLFKVVLIGDSGVGKSNLLSRFTRNEFCLESKSTIGVEFATRTLQVEGRIIKSQIWDTAGQERYRAITSAYYRGALGAILVYDVTKPTTFENVSRWLKELRDHADPNIVIMLIGNKTDLKQLRAVASEDAQIYAEKEGLSYIETSALEATNVEQAFQLILAEIYRVISKKNISSDEPGPGIAGSVKEGKTIVVSASESNTKKQCCSTL
- the LOC103989838 gene encoding GDSL esterase/lipase At1g33811, whose protein sequence is MACSWIMGDYFGKLVLLVLALSEVSRAWYVAPQVPCFFIFGDSLVDNGNNNNILTLARANYRPYGIDFVEGSSGRFTNGRTLVDVLAQLLGFRGFIPPYAVAERAGIFRGLNYASGAAGIRDETGNNLGDHYPLAQQINHFRDTVRVMTRMFRGNSTRAGDYLGKCIYYMGLGSNDYLNNYFMPTMYPTSREYSPRTYAALLLEDYSRQLTELYDLGARKVAIIGIGQIGCIPYELARYRNRNTRKGSSSGCNEDINTAISIFNTGLVRMVKRFNAQLPDAKFVYVNTYESSKELVANAASYGFDVIDKGCCGVGRNNGQITCLPLQTPCADRTSYLFWDAFHPTEVANVIYAKKAYNSSSPSDVYPMNLRQLAMA